In Nocardioides faecalis, the following proteins share a genomic window:
- a CDS encoding TetR/AcrR family transcriptional regulator, which translates to MARKAARRSQDERRTETRARLLAAAVECLLREGYAATSITAIQERSGAGRGTVQHHFPTKAELMVAATAHVVEQRLAATRAALEQVPADADRIETLVELVWTDLTSDTFLAALELWVAGRTDAELRTALRPHEAGLMSATHELFVAALGDELAADPRAATLVTLTIDALTGIVMTTLLSGGADRLRDTDLPLVLRERWTQALRILLGRAGPETLLDPER; encoded by the coding sequence ATGGCGAGGAAGGCAGCGCGCCGCTCCCAGGACGAGCGCCGCACCGAGACCCGAGCCCGGCTGCTGGCCGCGGCGGTCGAGTGCCTGCTGCGCGAGGGGTACGCCGCCACCTCGATCACCGCGATCCAGGAGCGCAGCGGCGCCGGGCGCGGCACCGTGCAGCACCACTTCCCGACCAAGGCCGAGCTGATGGTGGCCGCCACCGCGCACGTCGTCGAGCAGCGCCTGGCCGCCACCCGGGCCGCGCTCGAGCAGGTGCCGGCCGACGCGGACCGGATCGAGACGCTGGTCGAGCTGGTCTGGACCGACCTGACCAGCGACACGTTCCTGGCGGCGCTGGAGCTGTGGGTCGCCGGTCGCACCGACGCCGAGCTGCGTACGGCGCTGCGCCCGCACGAGGCGGGCCTGATGAGCGCCACGCACGAGCTGTTCGTCGCCGCCCTCGGCGACGAGCTCGCCGCGGATCCGCGGGCGGCCACCCTGGTCACCCTCACCATCGACGCGCTCACCGGGATCGTGATGACCACCCTGCTCTCCGGCGGCGCGGACCGGCTGCGCGACACCGACCTGCCCCTGGTGCTGCGCGAGCGGTGGACGCAGGCGCTGCGGATCCTGCTCGGCCGAGCCGGCCCGGAGACCCTGCTCGACCCCGAGCGCTGA